The following proteins are encoded in a genomic region of Desulfosporosinus youngiae DSM 17734:
- a CDS encoding CheR family methyltransferase: MSSDNIEKCSEAESRDELEKIEIQLLLEGIYRYYGFDFRNYVFASIRRRIWYRIRSEGLKSVSRLQEKVLHDCSAMARLLSDFSIHVSEMFRDPNFFKSFRTDVVPILKELPFVRIWHAGCSTGEEVYSMAIILHEEGLYHKTKIYATDMNEDLLRTAKEGIYPLDKIQTYKDNYLKAGGINEFTEYFLVCPDKAIFHPFISRNLVFAQHNLATDYSFNEFHVIICRNVMIYFDKVLQNRVHRLFYESLCEPGFLGLGGKEDIAFNNYSHYYESFNSEQKIYRKIK, encoded by the coding sequence GTGAGTTCAGATAATATTGAAAAGTGTTCGGAAGCGGAAAGCCGGGACGAATTAGAAAAAATTGAAATACAATTGCTCTTGGAAGGTATTTATCGCTACTATGGCTTTGACTTTAGAAATTATGTGTTTGCTTCTATTAGGCGAAGAATTTGGTACCGCATCCGGTCTGAAGGGTTAAAAAGTGTATCCAGGCTGCAGGAAAAGGTGCTTCATGACTGCAGCGCCATGGCAAGGCTGCTCTCGGATTTTTCAATTCACGTATCTGAGATGTTTAGGGATCCTAATTTTTTTAAGTCGTTTCGAACGGATGTTGTACCGATTCTTAAAGAACTTCCCTTTGTGCGGATTTGGCACGCCGGATGTTCCACAGGGGAAGAAGTTTACTCCATGGCCATTATTCTGCATGAGGAAGGTTTATACCATAAAACAAAGATTTACGCTACAGATATGAATGAGGATTTGTTAAGAACGGCCAAAGAAGGGATTTATCCTTTAGATAAAATCCAGACATACAAAGACAATTACCTGAAAGCCGGGGGAATAAACGAATTTACAGAGTATTTTTTGGTCTGCCCGGATAAAGCAATTTTCCATCCTTTTATAAGCCGAAACTTGGTGTTCGCCCAACATAACTTAGCTACAGACTATTCCTTTAATGAATTTCACGTAATAATCTGCAGGAATGTCATGATCTATTTTGATAAGGTCTTGCAAAACCGTGTACATAGGTTGTTCTATGAGAGCCTTTGCGAGCCGGGATTTTTGGGGTTGGGCGGAAAAGAGGACATCGCCTTTAACAATTATTCTCATTATTATGAATCATTTAACTCGGAACAAAAAATCTATCGGAAGATAAAGTAG
- a CDS encoding PAS domain S-box protein, producing MKILIVDDRKENLLALEAVLTSPDYQLMFASSGEEALRCLLKDDFAVIILDVQMPGMDGFETARLIRARKRHEGTPIIFITAIYQSAENIKQGYSLGAIDYLFKPFNPEMLKFKIEAFVKLHFNKKQIKLQNELLQQHAIKLEALNESLEQTTSDLRKAEALARVIGETSIDSVITMDASGSVIRSNPAITAMFGYEQEELQGQHVSILFPKDYVDFLNENALVMSKRRKIQDAVAIHKNGMTFPVEIQIGRSSIEGQQIIVWSIRDITERKQLEKERGDRCKTLERLVQERTCELFQTNEKLREEILQRNKVGKKLIETNLRITNILESITDIFFALDFEWRFIIVNKVAEKYWQKDRKELIGRIIWEVFPELIPKFQPFLQRSMNTREAVHFEFKAQHSNAPYEVHVYPSEEGLSVYCQDISERRMFEKEMARLDRLNLVGQMAAGIGHEVRNPMTTIRGFLQLLGAKEELKQCKGYFELMIEELDRANSIISEFLSLAKNKTVDLKPLSLNSLIENLFPLIQAGAMLSDKNIIIELQDIEVLYLDEKEIRQLILNLVRNGMEAMPGSGTLTIRTFSDGGEVVLSVQDEGTGIKAGIIEKVGTPFFTTKEDGTGLGLATCHSIAARHNANIEIDTGESGTTFFVRFKSHK from the coding sequence ATGAAAATATTGATTGTGGATGACCGCAAGGAAAATTTACTGGCCTTAGAAGCTGTTCTTACATCACCAGATTATCAATTGATGTTTGCCAGTTCTGGAGAGGAGGCTTTAAGGTGCTTATTGAAAGACGATTTTGCTGTGATTATACTGGATGTTCAGATGCCGGGCATGGATGGCTTTGAAACTGCCAGACTGATTAGAGCAAGGAAACGGCATGAAGGCACGCCCATTATTTTTATTACAGCAATTTATCAATCCGCAGAAAATATTAAGCAAGGGTATTCCCTAGGCGCAATCGACTATTTGTTTAAACCGTTTAATCCCGAGATGTTAAAATTTAAGATCGAAGCCTTTGTAAAGCTGCATTTTAATAAGAAGCAAATCAAGCTTCAGAATGAACTCCTTCAGCAGCATGCCATTAAACTGGAAGCGTTAAATGAAAGCTTAGAGCAGACCACTTCGGATCTGCGTAAGGCTGAGGCCCTTGCCCGCGTGATTGGAGAAACATCTATAGATTCTGTGATCACCATGGATGCTTCAGGTAGTGTTATAAGATCTAATCCTGCAATAACTGCGATGTTCGGATATGAACAAGAGGAATTACAGGGACAGCATGTTTCAATTCTTTTTCCGAAAGATTACGTTGACTTTCTGAATGAGAATGCTCTTGTTATGAGTAAACGCAGAAAAATCCAAGACGCTGTAGCAATACACAAAAATGGGATGACGTTTCCTGTAGAGATTCAGATCGGAAGGTCGAGTATTGAAGGGCAGCAGATTATTGTCTGGTCCATTAGGGACATCACTGAGCGGAAACAATTGGAAAAGGAGCGCGGAGACCGCTGTAAAACCCTTGAAAGGCTTGTTCAGGAACGCACTTGTGAACTCTTCCAGACGAATGAAAAGCTTCGGGAAGAGATATTACAACGCAACAAAGTAGGGAAAAAACTAATTGAGACAAACCTGAGGATTACTAATATTCTTGAAAGCATAACAGATATCTTCTTTGCCTTGGATTTTGAGTGGCGGTTTATTATTGTTAACAAAGTGGCGGAGAAATATTGGCAGAAGGACCGGAAAGAGTTGATCGGACGAATTATTTGGGAGGTTTTCCCTGAGCTGATCCCCAAGTTCCAACCTTTTCTGCAAAGGTCCATGAACACGAGAGAAGCCGTACATTTTGAGTTTAAGGCACAACATTCTAATGCACCCTATGAAGTGCATGTCTATCCGTCTGAGGAAGGCTTGTCTGTCTATTGCCAGGATATTTCCGAACGCAGGATGTTTGAAAAGGAAATGGCACGCTTGGATCGCCTTAACCTTGTAGGACAAATGGCGGCGGGAATAGGTCACGAAGTCAGAAATCCAATGACGACCATTCGAGGGTTCCTTCAGCTATTAGGGGCAAAAGAAGAATTAAAACAGTGTAAGGGTTATTTTGAACTGATGATTGAGGAGCTTGATAGAGCAAATTCTATTATCTCAGAATTCCTGAGCCTGGCCAAAAACAAGACCGTCGATTTGAAACCCTTGAGTCTGAACAGTCTGATTGAAAACTTGTTCCCACTGATTCAAGCGGGGGCAATGCTCAGTGACAAAAACATTATCATAGAGCTACAGGATATTGAAGTCTTGTACCTGGATGAAAAAGAGATTCGCCAGCTGATCTTAAATTTAGTCCGAAATGGAATGGAGGCAATGCCAGGCAGCGGAACGCTGACCATAAGAACATTTTCGGATGGCGGGGAGGTCGTTCTGTCTGTACAAGACGAGGGGACCGGCATCAAGGCCGGGATCATCGAGAAGGTTGGGACCCCTTTTTTCACCACTAAAGAGGATGGTACCGGTCTGGGGCTGGCTACTTGTCACAGCATTGCTGCCAGGCATAACGCAAATATAGAGATTGACACGGGAGAATCCGGCACAACCTTTTTCGTACGGTTTAAGTCGCACAAATAG
- a CDS encoding NapC/NirT family cytochrome c, with translation MQFYKKGFIILGLIFLVIYGAHRFSYAWFTHSSACIRCHEIEPYAASWEKSPHSNIDCRDCHETRGPFSRLDTTVRGVRDIVIHLKGRYSFPMRAVVYDTNCINCHLGIFKPETNAPLLPKGHAGLIKNGVGCNNCHRDTGHENGLEVEAKLDSIIRQK, from the coding sequence ATGCAATTTTATAAGAAGGGCTTCATTATATTGGGATTAATTTTTTTAGTTATATATGGTGCACATAGATTTTCCTATGCTTGGTTTACTCATTCCTCTGCGTGTATAAGATGCCATGAAATTGAACCGTATGCTGCATCCTGGGAAAAATCCCCTCACAGTAATATAGACTGCCGGGACTGTCACGAAACCAGAGGGCCGTTTAGCAGACTTGATACGACTGTTCGTGGAGTAAGAGATATTGTAATCCATTTAAAAGGGCGGTACTCTTTTCCAATGCGAGCTGTAGTTTACGATACTAATTGTATTAATTGCCACTTGGGTATTTTTAAACCGGAAACTAATGCCCCCTTATTGCCTAAGGGCCATGCGGGATTAATCAAGAACGGCGTTGGCTGTAATAACTGTCATAGAGACACAGGTCATGAGAACGGCCTTGAGGTTGAGGCAAAGTTAGACTCCATAATACGGCAAAAGTAA
- a CDS encoding glycine betaine uptake BCCT transporter, protein MTEKRSFFGKIDRPIFSISALIMLLFVFWTLLQPKEAGNTFSAVQKFITDNFGWSYLIGVSFFLFFAFFVALSKYGNITLGKDGDKPEYSTWSWFAMLFAAGMGIGLVFWGVAEPMTHYANPPFGQPSTIESAQTAMRYTFFHWGLHPWGVYSIVGLSMAYFQFRKGLPALVSSTLYPLLGEKGISGWIGKAVDILAVFATIFGVATSLGLGALQISTGLNYAYGLPTGTTTTVIIIVVITALFVTSAVTGIERGIKFLSNANMLLLFSILAFMLIIGPTRFILNGVTETIGVYLQNLVQMSFWADTFNMNPGWVGGWTIFYWAWWVAWGPFVGSFIARISRGRSVREFVVGVLIAPTLMSFLWMGVMGNSALYIDVLQNGGIAAQVAKDISTAVFAMFQYYPLNGILTVLTTLIIAVFFITSADSATFVMAMFTSGGDLNPNAGLKITWGVIEGAVAIALLIAGGLSALQTASIASAFPFMIVMFAMTVSIIKAFRGEFK, encoded by the coding sequence ATGACTGAAAAACGCAGTTTTTTCGGCAAAATTGATCGTCCCATCTTCTCAATATCTGCGTTGATTATGCTGCTGTTTGTCTTCTGGACACTTCTCCAGCCTAAAGAGGCAGGCAACACATTCAGCGCAGTACAGAAATTTATTACGGACAATTTTGGCTGGAGTTACTTAATTGGTGTTAGTTTCTTTTTGTTTTTTGCTTTTTTTGTGGCCTTAAGCAAATATGGCAATATTACCTTGGGTAAAGATGGGGATAAGCCGGAGTACAGCACTTGGAGCTGGTTTGCCATGCTTTTTGCGGCTGGTATGGGCATTGGACTTGTCTTCTGGGGAGTCGCTGAACCGATGACGCATTATGCTAATCCTCCCTTCGGTCAGCCCTCGACCATAGAATCTGCCCAAACGGCTATGCGCTATACCTTTTTTCATTGGGGCCTACATCCTTGGGGCGTTTATAGCATTGTAGGGCTGTCTATGGCTTATTTTCAGTTCCGCAAAGGTCTGCCGGCCTTAGTAAGCTCCACTCTTTATCCGTTGTTGGGGGAAAAGGGCATAAGCGGCTGGATTGGCAAGGCAGTTGATATCTTAGCTGTATTTGCAACCATATTTGGAGTTGCTACTTCCCTGGGATTAGGTGCTTTGCAGATCAGTACCGGCTTGAATTACGCCTATGGACTTCCCACCGGTACAACGACGACGGTTATTATTATCGTTGTGATTACGGCATTATTTGTAACCTCCGCAGTAACTGGAATTGAACGGGGAATTAAGTTCTTAAGCAACGCCAATATGCTGCTGCTCTTCTCTATTCTAGCTTTCATGCTAATTATTGGTCCGACCAGGTTTATCCTTAATGGGGTTACTGAAACCATAGGGGTTTATTTGCAAAACCTTGTTCAAATGAGCTTTTGGGCAGATACGTTTAATATGAATCCTGGTTGGGTAGGGGGGTGGACCATTTTCTACTGGGCATGGTGGGTTGCCTGGGGTCCTTTTGTTGGTTCGTTTATTGCCCGTATATCCAGGGGCCGGTCAGTAAGAGAGTTTGTTGTGGGCGTGCTTATTGCTCCTACTTTAATGAGTTTTTTGTGGATGGGAGTTATGGGCAACAGTGCGCTGTATATTGATGTTTTACAAAATGGAGGAATTGCCGCTCAAGTAGCTAAAGATATAAGTACCGCTGTTTTCGCTATGTTCCAGTACTATCCGCTCAATGGCATCCTGACAGTTCTGACGACCTTGATCATAGCGGTTTTCTTTATTACATCGGCTGATTCTGCAACGTTTGTTATGGCAATGTTTACTTCGGGCGGTGATCTAAACCCTAATGCAGGGCTGAAGATTACCTGGGGAGTGATCGAGGGTGCTGTAGCTATTGCCTTGTTGATCGCCGGAGGGCTAAGTGCTTTGCAGACCGCCTCAATTGCTTCGGCATTTCCATTTATGATCGTCATGTTTGCTATGACTGTATCGATTATTAAGGCATTCAGGGGGGAATTTAAGTAA
- the mtgA gene encoding [methyl-Co(III) glycine betaine-specific corrinoid protein]--tetrahydrofolate methyltransferase MtgA — MLKYTTEQQVYDINGVKVGGQPGQYPTVLIGSIFYRGHKIVQDGMKGIFDEAAAKALLDQEAELSAETGNPFILDVLGESVEALTRYVEFVMKNSKAPFLLDSISPAVRIGALKELGKDPEVRKRLIYNSIEEHYSEEELETIKESGIKTAVILAFSNKALKPKARIKLLKGDGEKEGLIDAAKRAGIEQFLVDPGVLDVPSASWTSEAINVVNEEFGYPGGCAPSNAVYLWKKMRSKGTPFFEVAGASVFTYPITQGAAFILYGPMVNAPWVYRAVATTDAMMAYNNKLTGVKSGTPDYPLVKIF; from the coding sequence ATGCTAAAGTATACGACAGAACAACAAGTTTATGATATCAACGGAGTTAAGGTAGGCGGACAGCCCGGACAATACCCTACTGTGCTTATCGGAAGCATCTTCTATCGTGGTCACAAAATTGTTCAAGATGGAATGAAGGGTATTTTCGATGAAGCTGCCGCGAAAGCTCTTCTGGATCAAGAAGCTGAATTGAGTGCGGAAACAGGCAATCCATTTATTCTGGATGTCTTAGGTGAATCCGTAGAGGCCTTAACTCGTTATGTAGAATTCGTCATGAAAAACTCGAAGGCTCCTTTTTTACTGGACAGCATTAGCCCTGCTGTACGCATAGGTGCTTTAAAAGAACTTGGCAAAGATCCTGAAGTACGTAAAAGACTGATCTATAATTCCATTGAGGAGCATTATTCTGAAGAAGAGTTAGAAACAATTAAAGAAAGCGGAATTAAAACAGCGGTTATATTGGCCTTTAGCAACAAAGCGTTAAAACCCAAGGCCAGAATTAAGCTCTTGAAAGGAGACGGGGAGAAAGAGGGATTAATCGACGCCGCTAAGCGGGCAGGCATTGAACAGTTCCTGGTTGACCCGGGTGTCTTGGATGTACCTAGTGCCAGCTGGACAAGTGAAGCTATCAATGTGGTCAATGAAGAATTTGGTTATCCAGGAGGATGCGCTCCCTCAAATGCCGTTTATCTTTGGAAGAAGATGCGTTCGAAAGGAACTCCGTTCTTCGAAGTGGCTGGGGCTTCCGTATTCACTTATCCCATAACTCAGGGTGCAGCCTTCATTCTCTACGGTCCTATGGTAAATGCTCCTTGGGTATATAGGGCAGTTGCCACCACAGACGCCATGATGGCTTATAATAATAAACTTACCGGCGTCAAGTCAGGAACACCTGATTATCCGCTAGTAAAGATCTTCTAA
- the mtgB gene encoding glycine betaine--corrinoid protein methyltransferase, translated as MLPKYNVLTQEQVEIIHNESIKILEEIGMDFEYEPALEVFRAQGLKVEGNRVHFTREFIEGKVKLAPSEFTLHARNPEHNLVCGGENIIYMPGYGAPFIQLADGSRRKSTMQDYDNIVKLAGASKNLHMTGGTVAEPQDIPDEIRHLKMIYSSIKNSDKCFMGSAEGRERAEDSIEMVSLLFGGRDVIKEKPVLISLINSLTPLKYDERMLGALMAYAEAGQAVVIASLVMAGSTGPAALVGTLALQNAEVLAGIALAQSINPGTPVVYGSTSALSDMRNGSLSIGSPECALFISASAQIARYYGIPSRSGGGLNDAKIVDAQAGYESMMTLMAASVTGINFVLHTAGILQYFMAISYEKFMMDDEMAGMLLHYMKGFNFDEDGLAYDAIANVGPGGHFLTQKHTRKNHKKEFRTPQLSDRSAYEAWSREGLDTNQRAHKQWQEVLANYVPPALDESIDQKLLEFIAKRG; from the coding sequence ATGTTGCCAAAGTATAATGTTCTGACCCAAGAACAAGTAGAGATTATTCATAATGAATCCATCAAAATCCTTGAAGAAATCGGTATGGACTTTGAATATGAACCAGCTCTGGAAGTTTTTAGGGCACAAGGACTTAAGGTAGAGGGAAACCGGGTGCATTTTACGAGAGAATTTATTGAGGGAAAAGTCAAGCTGGCACCTTCGGAATTCACCTTGCATGCGCGCAATCCGGAACACAATCTGGTCTGCGGCGGTGAAAACATTATTTATATGCCTGGTTACGGGGCACCCTTTATCCAATTAGCTGACGGGTCCCGCCGTAAAAGCACCATGCAGGACTATGATAATATCGTTAAATTAGCCGGAGCCAGCAAAAACTTGCATATGACCGGCGGAACGGTAGCAGAACCTCAGGATATCCCGGATGAAATCCGGCATCTGAAAATGATTTACAGCTCCATTAAAAACTCGGATAAGTGTTTTATGGGCAGTGCTGAAGGCCGGGAACGGGCAGAAGACTCAATCGAAATGGTGTCACTCCTTTTCGGCGGCAGAGATGTTATTAAGGAAAAGCCGGTTCTCATTTCCCTGATTAACTCCCTGACTCCTTTGAAATATGACGAGAGAATGCTGGGAGCCCTGATGGCTTATGCTGAAGCAGGACAAGCCGTGGTTATTGCTTCGTTGGTCATGGCCGGTTCTACCGGACCTGCGGCCTTAGTCGGTACCTTAGCCCTGCAGAATGCCGAAGTTTTAGCAGGGATTGCTCTGGCCCAAAGTATTAATCCCGGGACACCCGTTGTTTACGGCTCGACCTCTGCTCTCAGCGATATGCGTAATGGCAGCCTCTCCATCGGCAGCCCGGAGTGTGCTCTGTTTATTTCGGCCAGCGCTCAAATTGCCCGCTACTATGGGATTCCCAGCCGGTCCGGCGGCGGCTTGAACGATGCCAAGATTGTCGATGCTCAAGCCGGTTATGAGTCAATGATGACATTGATGGCAGCCAGTGTCACCGGAATCAATTTTGTTCTGCATACGGCAGGGATTTTGCAATATTTCATGGCAATTTCTTATGAAAAGTTTATGATGGACGATGAAATGGCCGGCATGCTCTTGCATTATATGAAGGGCTTCAACTTTGATGAGGACGGTTTGGCTTATGATGCCATTGCTAATGTAGGACCGGGCGGACACTTCCTCACCCAAAAGCATACTCGCAAGAATCATAAGAAAGAGTTCCGTACTCCTCAATTGAGTGATCGCTCTGCTTACGAGGCTTGGTCCAGAGAAGGCCTGGATACAAATCAAAGAGCCCATAAACAATGGCAAGAAGTATTGGCTAATTATGTACCCCCAGCTCTTGATGAAAGTATTGATCAAAAACTATTAGAATTCATCGCCAAACGTGGTTAG
- the mtgC gene encoding glycine betaine-specific corrinoid protein MtgC produces the protein MSEAVFAGLKQAVIDGDEDIVEELSNQVLEESINPVDAVQLGLIKGIEVVGELWKAGEVFLPDVMMSAEAMKVGLGLLEPEIAKLGMSQGEAKGKIVLGTVEGDIHDIGKNITGAMFTAAGYKVFDVGTDIKAADFVAKAQEVGADIIGASALLTTTMNAQKEIIDYLKEHNLRDQFKVFIGGGPTSQVFADEIGADGWAESADQAVELADRLLAK, from the coding sequence ATGAGTGAAGCAGTTTTTGCAGGATTAAAGCAAGCCGTTATCGATGGTGACGAGGATATCGTTGAAGAACTTTCCAACCAGGTACTTGAGGAATCCATTAACCCTGTTGACGCTGTGCAGCTGGGGCTGATCAAAGGAATTGAAGTTGTCGGAGAGTTATGGAAAGCCGGAGAAGTCTTTTTGCCGGATGTCATGATGTCGGCTGAGGCAATGAAAGTAGGGCTGGGTCTTCTCGAACCTGAAATTGCTAAATTAGGTATGAGCCAAGGTGAAGCTAAAGGCAAGATCGTGTTAGGAACCGTCGAAGGTGATATTCATGATATCGGAAAAAATATCACAGGCGCTATGTTTACAGCAGCAGGCTATAAAGTGTTTGATGTCGGCACAGATATTAAAGCAGCAGATTTTGTCGCAAAAGCTCAAGAAGTTGGAGCGGACATTATTGGAGCCAGTGCTCTGTTGACTACGACGATGAATGCCCAAAAAGAAATTATTGATTATTTGAAAGAGCATAATCTCAGAGATCAGTTTAAAGTATTCATCGGCGGCGGCCCTACCAGCCAGGTTTTTGCGGATGAAATCGGTGCTGATGGCTGGGCTGAATCGGCAGATCAGGCAGTCGAACTGGCGGACCGTTTGCTGGCTAAATAA
- a CDS encoding glycine betaine uptake BCCT transporter has protein sequence MSNPKGSTQNRSVMYISSAIIVLFVIFGMFLPKEMGKVANASFAFLTTDFGWLYLLAVAFFTVFVYGIAFSRFGLIKLGKEGDKPEFTNFQWFSMLFGGGMGIGLVFWSVAEPMMHYLTPPMSEAGTPEAMRTAMRIMFFHWGIHPWVIFAIGGLALAYFQFRKDLPFLVSSAFYPLIGDRIYGPIGKAIDILAVFATVFGVATSLGLGSNQIATGLQYIWGIPATPTTVSIVIAVMTLLFTLATISGLHKAMQIAADIKIWLSIGFMVFIFLFGGTVLILNNFTDTLGAYLQNFVGQTFWMGNIEWLNGWTVFYWAWWIAWAPFVGQFVARVSKGRSIREFVLAVTLLPSGFSMVWLSIYGSAAFNLDKLSNGAIQEAVKTDYTTALFAMLQQLPLYSITAPLAILLIVACFVGAANSATYVLAMLTSNGDMDPGKKLRSFWGVIQGAFTIILILVGGGTAALAVLQTVSIVAAFPFMLIMIAMCFSIYKALVQEKPLG, from the coding sequence ATGTCAAATCCTAAGGGATCTACTCAGAACCGTAGCGTTATGTATATTTCCTCTGCCATCATAGTTTTGTTCGTAATTTTCGGAATGTTCTTACCTAAAGAAATGGGAAAAGTAGCTAATGCCAGCTTCGCATTTTTAACCACGGACTTTGGATGGCTATATTTATTAGCGGTGGCCTTTTTCACGGTTTTTGTTTACGGGATCGCCTTTAGCCGCTTTGGTTTGATCAAGTTGGGAAAAGAGGGCGACAAGCCTGAGTTTACTAACTTTCAGTGGTTTTCTATGTTATTCGGAGGAGGTATGGGTATCGGGCTTGTATTCTGGTCGGTCGCCGAACCCATGATGCATTACCTTACCCCGCCGATGAGCGAGGCGGGTACTCCTGAGGCCATGCGTACAGCCATGCGTATTATGTTTTTTCACTGGGGTATTCACCCTTGGGTAATTTTCGCCATCGGCGGCTTAGCTCTGGCTTACTTCCAATTCCGCAAAGATCTGCCCTTCCTGGTCAGTTCTGCTTTCTATCCGCTGATAGGGGATCGGATTTACGGCCCGATTGGTAAAGCCATTGACATCTTGGCCGTATTTGCTACAGTGTTTGGTGTAGCCACCAGCTTGGGTCTGGGCTCTAATCAAATCGCCACAGGGCTGCAATATATCTGGGGGATTCCGGCGACGCCCACAACCGTCTCAATTGTTATCGCCGTAATGACTCTGCTCTTCACTCTTGCTACGATCTCCGGTCTGCATAAGGCTATGCAGATCGCCGCTGATATCAAGATATGGCTTTCCATCGGTTTCATGGTATTTATCTTCTTGTTTGGCGGCACGGTTTTAATTCTGAACAACTTCACAGATACTTTAGGTGCCTACTTGCAGAACTTTGTCGGACAGACCTTCTGGATGGGCAATATTGAATGGCTCAATGGCTGGACTGTCTTCTACTGGGCATGGTGGATCGCCTGGGCTCCCTTCGTCGGACAATTCGTTGCCCGTGTTTCTAAGGGCCGTTCCATCCGGGAATTTGTTTTGGCAGTAACCTTGCTGCCATCGGGATTTTCCATGGTTTGGCTATCAATATACGGCAGCGCGGCTTTCAACCTGGATAAGCTTTCTAATGGGGCCATCCAAGAAGCCGTTAAAACGGACTATACAACTGCTTTATTCGCGATGCTGCAACAGTTACCCTTATATTCAATCACCGCTCCTTTAGCAATTCTTCTCATCGTTGCCTGCTTCGTAGGTGCAGCCAATTCCGCAACCTATGTTCTGGCCATGCTGACTTCCAACGGCGACATGGACCCCGGCAAGAAACTGCGTAGTTTCTGGGGTGTTATCCAAGGTGCTTTCACCATCATTCTGATTCTGGTCGGCGGAGGTACAGCAGCATTAGCCGTCTTGCAGACAGTTTCGATTGTCGCGGCCTTCCCCTTCATGCTGATCATGATAGCCATGTGCTTCAGCATTTATAAAGCACTTGTACAGGAAAAGCCTTTAGGCTAA
- a CDS encoding DUF1638 domain-containing protein, with protein sequence MDKDIKLIIACEAFKGELEAFKDSITVDILWIEQALHNLPDTLHEKVLEKIQDAETYLNPGDMVLLFLGNCGGALKGISSQTLTLIYPNVDDCIPVILGSMERYKAIQAERIGTFYLNKNWIDAGEDPLNSSKKYIEMYGEKKGWKVSKLMYKNYTHFTLIDNGCYELDKYRLHVHEACEKYGKIYSEEKGDLKFVEAILNRQCNMVTVLQNSQSDDLKETYQSRKAFFPET encoded by the coding sequence GTGGATAAAGATATAAAACTTATTATTGCTTGTGAGGCCTTCAAAGGTGAGCTGGAAGCCTTTAAAGATTCCATTACAGTCGATATTTTATGGATTGAGCAAGCTTTGCATAACCTCCCGGATACGCTGCATGAAAAAGTTCTGGAAAAGATTCAGGATGCCGAGACCTATTTGAATCCTGGGGATATGGTCCTCTTATTCCTGGGGAACTGTGGAGGGGCTCTAAAAGGGATCTCTTCTCAAACCCTGACGCTTATCTATCCCAATGTCGATGATTGCATCCCGGTGATTTTAGGATCTATGGAAAGGTATAAGGCCATTCAGGCGGAAAGAATAGGAACGTTTTATCTCAACAAAAACTGGATTGATGCCGGGGAAGATCCTTTGAATTCCAGTAAGAAATACATTGAAATGTATGGAGAGAAGAAGGGCTGGAAGGTTTCTAAGCTGATGTATAAAAACTATACTCATTTTACCTTGATTGATAATGGCTGCTACGAACTTGACAAATATCGTCTGCATGTGCATGAAGCATGTGAAAAATACGGTAAAATATATTCCGAGGAAAAAGGGGATCTTAAATTTGTAGAGGCAATTCTTAACAGACAGTGCAACATGGTGACTGTACTTCAGAACTCCCAAAGCGATGATCTTAAAGAGACCTACCAAAGCAGAAAGGCCTTTTTTCCGGAGACTTAA
- a CDS encoding DUF1638 domain-containing protein, whose protein sequence is MKIKLIGCHSTMNEVRAQVSGQGIDCEFLDYSFHAQPEKLHAKLQEIINESQAYDLIILTYGRCSNSMVGLLSPHVPLLFPATHDCIGLMLGSTTRHMELFKENSLTYYFSQGWLDYGRTPLAEYYEYETQFGEKKARKLIKMLYGRYQKAVFIKTPGINDPERYQKKVREIADFFGWEVGEIEGDISLLSSVVRGIKVPESIYIEAGQVITLELLAGGRQKNND, encoded by the coding sequence ATGAAGATTAAGTTAATTGGCTGCCATTCGACCATGAATGAAGTCCGTGCTCAAGTGTCCGGTCAAGGGATTGATTGTGAATTCTTAGATTACAGTTTTCATGCTCAGCCTGAGAAGTTACATGCTAAACTCCAGGAGATAATCAATGAAAGTCAAGCTTATGATTTAATCATTCTGACCTACGGACGGTGTTCCAATTCCATGGTTGGTTTGCTCTCTCCCCATGTGCCGCTCTTATTTCCGGCGACACACGACTGTATAGGCCTTATGTTAGGTTCGACAACCAGGCATATGGAATTATTTAAGGAGAATTCTCTTACCTATTATTTCAGCCAGGGATGGTTGGACTATGGGCGTACTCCTTTGGCAGAGTACTACGAATATGAGACACAGTTTGGGGAGAAGAAAGCGCGTAAACTGATCAAGATGTTGTATGGAAGATATCAAAAGGCTGTCTTTATAAAAACACCTGGCATTAACGACCCTGAACGATATCAAAAGAAAGTTCGGGAAATTGCGGATTTCTTTGGCTGGGAGGTTGGAGAAATCGAGGGGGATATAAGTCTTCTCAGCTCAGTTGTCAGAGGAATTAAGGTACCGGAATCCATCTATATCGAGGCAGGGCAAGTAATTACTTTAGAACTATTAGCCGGAGGACGGCAGAAAAACAACGATTAA